The following coding sequences lie in one Zingiber officinale cultivar Zhangliang chromosome 2B, Zo_v1.1, whole genome shotgun sequence genomic window:
- the LOC122049697 gene encoding uncharacterized protein LOC122049697: MTSKRKILPRIPRRFSFHNVPAAFYAGLYAKQKQVVAAAAAAQSPKNGANFDCLISRELNQNPCLKSIPNHGKLYEFVAMKYDTSRSDIVSCNSCSTESSYDSSMSSESFDVQRELQEMREEHGEELSIVGDILTLNISRTFCVYIALFFVFWLHIPSSK; encoded by the exons ATGACGAGCAAACGTAAGATTCTTCCCCGCATCCCTCGCCGCTTCAGCTTTCACAATGTCCCAGCTGCTTTTTACGCCGGTTTATACGCGAAGCAAAAACAG GTTGTTGCTGCTGCCGCAGCTGCTCAATCTCCTAAGAATGGAGCCAACTTTGATTGTCTCATATCAAGAGAG CTAAACCAAAATCCATGCTTGAAGTCGATCCCAAATCATGGCAAATTATATGAATTTGTGGCTATGAAGTATGATACAAGTAGAAGTGATATTgtttcatgcaattcatgctCCACTGAGTCCAGTTACGATAGTTCCATGTCCTCGGAATCCTTCGATGTGCAAAGGGAATTGCAGGAAATGAGGGAAGAACATGGAGAAGAGTTGTCTATAGTTGGAGATATTTTAACACTTAACATCTCAAGAACATTCTGTGTCTATATtgctttgttttttgttttttggctTCACATTCCATCCAGTAAATAA